From Antechinus flavipes isolate AdamAnt ecotype Samford, QLD, Australia chromosome 1, AdamAnt_v2, whole genome shotgun sequence:
CTCTACCAAAAGATAGCATTCACGGGAACATATATTTTAGGTGAATCCTCCTCAAGTATTACTGGGTCACTAGGGTAGTGACTTTGGTAGCTGACATCTGGTTCCAGGATTTATTAAAGACCATTTTTTGATGCTCTGGATGCAACAGAATGTTTAGGAGCAATCAAGGATGAAGGCAAGAAGTGGAATGAGCGCATCAATGAATCAAGTTGCAATGagataacaaaggaaaaagaaaatagctcggATCTTAAATGGCTGttaacaacatttattaaaacatGGGTACTATACTTACTGTACTTACTAAGATAATGTTATACACATagttaaatatttcacaaatattttgcaaactgaATCTCagtaagaaaaagaacagaagataTCACTGGAGACATTAAAGGATTGACATTTAGATAAGATTGGGCTGTAAGGAATGATTCTACATTGGTATTGGATTAAGTAACAGAATGTCTTCTTAATTACTCTACTTCTCTTGATCAGTTGTATAATCACTGTTCAACCACCTTAGGGAAGGACTAGTAATTTGATGGGTGAATATGTTTTTGAAAGAAATAGACAGTGGGAAGAACACTGACTTGGGAGTTTGATTCTTTCTGGTGCTGACTTTGTAACTGATTAATTTTTTGGCACTGGTTAAGTTACATCAATTGtttaagtctcagtttttttagaggataaaataaagatgaaaaaaaatcattgagctTGAGAGATAGTATGGGAACTTGGGAGTCATTTAGctccaacctctcattttacagagaaagaatttgagGCCCAGAAAAAGAGTCTTTCCTGAGGTCAGACACAGCTAACAATAATAATCTTAAGGTTTGAGAAGTACTTtagatatgttatctcatttgagccacaCAAAAATCCTATGAGACTGGTgatattatagaaaaggaaagcaTGACTCAGAATTTAAGCTATTTACTCAGGTTTgaccagctagtaaatatttctGGTGAGATTGAAACCCAGAGTTTAAAACTCCAAAGTTCTAACCACTCTGCCATGATGTTTGCTGATAATTTAAtagttaataatttattaaatatgaatttaattaaaatagtaaTTTAAGAGTAGAAACTAGAACCCAGTTCTCATGATTCCCAATCCTACCATTATCCATACTGCTGCCTTTTCTGTCTTACTGGGCTAGTGTGAAGATCAAGGAAAAGAACAGATGTGAAGGTACTTTGGAGGAAAATGTCACCAGAgccatataaatgaaaatataaggaaAGCATTATGGCAAGACTAGAAGCCAACTGTAAGGCCCTAAAAATAACAGGAGCTGAATGTAACTGGACAATTTATTGAAGCTCAAACAACTCCAGAATAACACAGTCTGGTTTAGGAAAATATTAATCAGATTGTTTCTTTAATGTGTGATCATGGTGACAGGACCCCCTTGGCTGCCCTACTTTCTTATTTTCTGACTAGTAagtaatgtttttgtttgttgatgCTTCTGAGTAAAACCGTGACAACATTTTTCATCTAACTAAAGCTCAGAAAATGCAGAAATGTGAACCAACTCTGCTCCTGGCGAGGTGAGGTCCCAAGATTCAGCTCTGTCAGGATGAAAGAGAAATCAGGAACATGGCTTGGGCTTAGGGTTAATTTATCACCTTTCTCAGGCTAGGCTTCACCATTCAGACTGCATGATACTGAAGATGCATAAGAAAAGCcaataaaagttaaaaacagaCTTGCCAATTGACTTTGGGTGGAGGTGGGGGAAATGAAATTTGGATCATTTTATCTCCTACAACATATCCAAAAGGACAGGACTGCTGATTGGTCTTCTTCATTAACCCAAGAGACCATGACCATTACAAATCCCATATTGGGATAGAGATTTGAAGGGGAACTATGAACCTTCCTTAAATGATGACTCATGAATACGTCTCTCTGAAATATGCTAGCTTGGAAAATATCTAATTTATTCATCAATGGACAGtttctgtatattttatatgtataattattcaTTGCTAAGGAGGAATATGAGAAGAAATGGATAAGAAAGCCCATGCCGCCTCAAGAATTTGTATCCTCCTCCTATCCTTCTGCATCTTAGGTATGGGAAGAGGATCCTTTAATTCTAAGCTCTGGGGTAGAGTTGTATATTACTGTGGTTTTATAATTCCCTTGACATTTAAGACAGGGATTCTATACTTTTTATGTGTAAAGGAACTACTTACTGGGCTCTGCTTTGGAAGGCTTATAACCCATCTAGTGATTTTTAGGGGATACTGACAGGAAAGTGGGAGACTTGAGATAGGGTGGTGGCTAAAGTTTGGTGATGGAATATGGGAGAGTTGGATAATGACAGAACAATTTTTCTCACTGCTAGGAAGCCACAAGTAGTAGGAAGGATTAGGATGAAAACTGTTGGTATGGCACATCAACTTTAGTAGTTTTGAACAGCACTTCCCTCCCCAATGGAAATGCCTCAGGATAAAAGAAGGTTCAGACGATCCTAGATTTAGTGCTGGAAAGAAACATGAAGGCCAGCAAGCCCCAGCTTCcaattttacatgtgaagaaaccAGTAccaatagaaattaaataaggTTACTTAGGGAGGATGTGAtggagataggatttgaattttagTAAGCATCCTTTTCACAGTGCCATGTTGAAAGGAGTTATGGCAccaacacagacacacatatacacagacatacagacacacacacatctccctctcccccagccaTGTTCTCTCCTTATTGCCTAAAAatatcagagagacagaggaattATGAACCTCATCCCCTTGCTATAGCTCTTGTAAGGCAGAATTTTGAATGCAGACAGGCTCCACAGAGAGATTCGGATGCTGTGCGGGTCTATTTTCCCCATCTTCCTTGAGCCTTACCACCATTTTAAATACCTGGGAGGTAAAAGAAAGTCCTGTATTCAGGAGTGAAAGCCTTGTTCTCACTAGGTGGAGATCTATGAATTGCTGATTGATCAGAATTAATCTGCTGAGAATTCCTGAATGAAATCTCAACCATGGAAGAAGCTATTTCAGGTTAACTCTATGTTCTTTGCTAGGATAATAAGAATCCTGACATTTTAAGAATCTAATCGAGAAATCTacagtttttttgggggaggtttctcttttctcccctcatcaATGACAATACACACCCCCTGGCTATATATGTCCTGcatctttctttcatctctgacaagaaagcaaagatagcAATGGTTTTTTGCAATTAAGAACCTAACAGCTCCTGAAGGCTCATGAACCTCAAATAATTTCCTAAGAAAACAAATAGACTACACATGAGAATATATGGATGCTTAATGAACTACGAGCAGAAATGCTATGTGATCACTAAACCAACTTAAAAGGGAACTGGCTTTCATTTGAATCCAACACTTCAAACAGTGagcataaaaaaacaaaaagtgaatatGATGAAATTCTAATGTTCAAAGCCTAGGAAGTAAGGAATTGACTTAGACTTTAAATAAGATGTCTGTGGTGGGCAATATCTCCTGCATTTAGGACATTCTGAACCATGAACTTACCTGGAGACACTGAGGAGTCGTAGGTGCTTCTTTCCTTTCGATTCATTCTGAAGGCTTGGATGTCCTTTTCCCTGTATGTTCCAAAACCTTCAAAGCTCCTTCTTTTACTCCCACTCACTTCACTGTCCCATTTGTCATTCAACGTGTTCATATTGCCAAACACATCCAAGGTCTCTGGCCTCGTGCTGCTGCTCTCTCCACTGCTGCTGCTGGAGAACTTCTTAGAACAGGAGTCAGCAGGTTCTCCACTAGTGTCTCCTTTTTCCTTCACCTGTGTCCACTGTTGGGCATCAGAGAGTGACAGGGTCGACAGGGTATCAACCTCAAAGTTACTCTTGGAAGCTTTGTGGCTGACCTCGCTGTGTTGGTGCTTCTGTTTCTCCTTATGCCTACTCTTCTCGCTCACCATGGGGAGGTCTTTGTCAGCACTGCTCAGCCGTTCGCTCAACACATGGCTAGAGAAGCCTGTGGATTTGCCTGCAAAGAGACCACTCAGGTCATCATGGGTCCCCAGGATTCGGTCCTCCTTGTGCTtgtgtttgtgtttatgtttCCTTTTGTGGAGGCGACCACTGGATAACCCAGCACTTCCCACCTTTGGGGGATTGAGAGAGGGCTGTAAGTCTCCAAGACCCATGCCCACAGCTGACTGCAAGTGTACCCCATGCTTTGTTTTGTGTCTAGCAGTGCTGGACATCTTCACATGGGAGCTGGCATGGAACTGGGGAGGCGGCACTGATGGCCTCATAAATGGAGAAGCTGTGCCAAGAGTGTGGGATAGGTACAAAGGAGCTGGGTACTGACCATAATAACCAAGGTTCATCATAGGCATTGATGTGTAAGGCATTCCATAGGGTGCATAGTAACTTCCACTGGGGATAGGGTAGCTGAACCCCTGTAAAAAAGGCACCTTTGTCATGGTGTCATTGGTTTTGGCAGGCCTACCACGCTTCTTCTTGGACTTCATATCTGAGGTCCTTCGAAGATAGAGCAAGGGGTCATACTGTATATATGGCACCGGGTAATAGTGATCAAAGTTGATTCTAAAAATACTGGGATATGGGTTCTCATGATAGAATGTGTAACTCCGGTGGGAGATCCTGAACATCTGGAACTTGTTGATAAGCTCTTCTAGGTCCGCAAGGAACTGGAGGTTGTCACGGTTCTGCAGGCTTTTCCTTTTCCGCTTGTGCTTTGGCTTCTTAATGCTTTCATGGGTAAGGAAATTGTCCACGATGAGATGCTTCTGCCGGTGGCCATGTCGGTTCTTTGTGCTGGTGTCAGATGGGATGGCCTCTGGATTGTCCAAAGAGCAGAAGTCAAAAGAGTACCGCCGGCGGGATTCTGAACTCTTCTCGGCTTGATCAGATGTGCTGTTGTTGTCCGTCCCAATGCCACTGTCACTAGGGATGGTCTCCTCACTATGTGACTCACTCACAGGAGACAGTGTGATTTCCTTCAGGGACCCAATCTCGCAGAGGTGTGAAGGGGAGTTGGCCATCAACCTGGGAGGTGACAGTTTCCAGGTTCCGCTGTGTAATCCTTTCTGGGTTTTGGTAGGAAGAGCACCGATGGGCTGAAGATTTGGCATAGTTTTCAACTCTGAAAAATTGATTTCAGTGCTGGCGGGGCTCAGGTTGCCATTAGACCCGACTAACTGCGTGGAAAGTGGGTGCATAGCTGCTGGTGAAGATGCCACAAGTGACTGAAAGTTGGAAGGCACGGCTGGAATATCCGGCTGGCTGGAAACAGGCCTTGGGTGTTTGATGGCTGTCTTAGGTTCTTCAGATGGGGGCTGCAGCTCTGCCCTAGGTTTTCTGCCCCTCTTTTTGCCAATGTAGATGGTCCCTCTCTTGCTGACATTAATCTGCTTACCCAGTCTGCTGTCAATGGCTGCTCCTGCAGGAGTGGTCTGGGGTGGTACTTTTGCCTTCAAGGCAATGTTGCTGGAGCAGGACAAGATCTGATTCAAGATGTTTTTCCTCTTAAGGGTCTTCATCTTGTTGATGGTCTTGATGGTCTTCTTGTCCAGTACACCAAGCTTTCCAACTTTTTTGTGGAATTTCATCTCGCTCATGGATTTTTCTTCTCCTGGCACTAACTGGGCCAGTTTGGCCAAATTAcgtcttctcttcctcttcttagtGCCAGGAAATTCCCGGCTTATTGGGCTGACTGGGCTGGTGGAAGTTCCCTCATGAATAGTCTCAACAGTGAGTAGAGGCTGTTTCTTTGGTcgtcctcttttctttttaactggTGTAATCACAGTGAGACTGTCTGTGTTTGTGTACAGAGGACTAGATGGGGTGATAGGATATGCGGAAGGTGGCTCTACCATGAGTTTTTCAGAAGTGGTCATGGCTGACTCTCGCAGCATACTGGTGGGTTTTGGTTTGCTGCAGGTCCATCTCCGTTTTGCGGCAAATTTAGGATGCTGAATTTCTGGCAGCTTGCTTGAGAGGGGTGGATCTGTGCATGATGGAGGACTCATAACCAGGGGAGTTTTTCGCAGTCTGGCCGCATTACTTGAGAGAACCTTTTCAGCACTTCCAATACCTTCCAGCACAACTGAGGAGGGCTCATTCTCCATAATTTTAGCAAGCTTGGTAGTACGAGGATCCTTCTTGCTTCCTTCAGGGTGAGAAAGAATCCTGCTAGCTACTTCACTGCTCATGGGAATTCCAGAAGCCAAGGCTTTCTCTGGTATGATTTTTTCTACTATTGTTTTCATAGactgccttttcttccttttatggcTAGGTGGGTCCAGGGTTGGAGTCTTGATGGGAATAGTAATCCGGACATGACTCATATCATTTTCAGGATTACCAATGGAACTCACATTTTGCCTGGCTGGTGATACCTCTTGGATATTATCTGTAGAGTagccttccttttttccttccaagttaTCATGAGTTTTGGTCTCAAATGCTTTTTGGGCATTTTTGACCCAGTCCAGATCTGAGTTTGGTATGGTTTGATTTACTAAGTCTTTCTTGCTTGATTTCTTCTTGCTGTTTCCACTAGGGGGATCTGGGGGATCCATTGATCCTCCTCCATCTTGGTCTACTAAGGGCGGAAGTCCATTGCACTCAGCAGAGCTGGTGGTCTGGACTGGTGAACTGATGTTGCTTGGGGCTGGGACCACATTACCCAGAAGCAGATCTTTGCTACTGCTAGACAACTGACTCCACGTGCTGCTCACACTACCTTTCTTCACCTGGGACTTGGCAAAGGAAGCCAGAGGCTCAAGGGTTGGAATCTTAGTAGTGCCTGGAGTTTCTCGACTAGACTCCGTCCCAATAAAAGAACTCTGAGTGGCGGGCCCATTATCTGAGCTGGCAGACCAATCTATGTGGCTCTGGGTGCTGCTTTTTTGCTGGTGCTTTGGTTTTAAGGTATCTCCAGTGAAGTCCTGTTGGAGGCTGGGATCATAGTGAAGGGCTGAGTGTTTCTGTGGCCTCTCATAAacctgagagaaagagaaggaggagggggatgaGTACTTTGGTACCATTAACAAAGTTAATGTTGAGGCTCTTAATTATCTGAAAGTTAGAGGCAAATGATTACTTTAACAACTTCTAACTCCGAGCCATTTTATAAGGGTTCCTTAAACTGCAGTGATAAAACTATATTAACACTGTTCTCAAATGAACCTTAAATGGGATCTAATCTCAAAGTCCTGCTTTCAAATAAAACAGAATCATAGTCTAACTAGTTTAAGtttaaaatagaattatagaatgttagggctaaaatagactttaaaagccatttagtataaattattcattttacagatgaggaagcccaGGTAAAATAAGGttctgcccaaggtcacacatagtTGTTTAATAGCAAAGCAGGGACTAGAGTCTGGGTTTTCTGACTCTTAGTTTATGGTTCTTTCATATCTACCATGGataccttcctccttttcccccaataTCCTCCTAAAATgtacttctttcccttcttcaactTTTCCTCAATGTTTTGTAGATCACAATATTATTCATATTTCACTGAAGTGCTGGTATCATAACTCATTAAGCAAGCATTCTTTATAATGCAAAAAAATTCTAGGATCTGAAATCTAGAAATACAGCCAGAGTCTCCCACTCATGGAACAGGAGGGGACCATTAGAGGacaaaaaataatggaaagagaagaaaaaatgggagtTTTCAACCACTCATCATTCCAACATAAGGTTTTATTTTAGATCCTATACCCCACACCCATAGAGTGCTGTAAATGGTAATATACTCTATAAgctattaacattaataattatatttttataagaaaataattactgTAATTCACTTCTAATGGGGATCCTTTAACCTCTTAAGACAATTTCTTATAGTACCATAGGGGGTTCTTCATATTCTGAGGCACACCCTGGGAATATAGTGTTCTAGGAAAATCAATATCCCTCTTGGGATACTGCCTTGGAATTTTGCCAGCTCGGCTTCATCCCAAGTCTACCCCTGACAGAACCACTTTGGGACTTCAGAAGCTTCCttggacagaaagacagaggtcAGCTGAACATTCAAGGGTGAGGAAAATAGAATCGATATAATAGAGTAAATGAATGCAAACTTATTCACCAGGTTCACGAATGCTAGAACCAGGGGACAGCTTTTAATGTTctcattaaacacacacacataatccaCCCAtacttataaaacaataaaaatagcaaaacttTATTTTAGATTGTTggtaaaaaatttaaagaatgtgTTCCCCCCAAAGTGGGGGACTAAAAATATAGTCATAAGATATAATCAAAGGTTCAAAGATTTAagaattaaattaagaaattaatcaATTAAGAAATGATCACAGAATAAAATGGTTCTGGTAAAGGTTTGAAtgttggtttttcttttcctattacaattccctcattttacaggtgagtaaacCTATGCTAAGATCAGGGAACACCTTAGCTAGAAGGGACAGgactggagagaaaaaaaacaaaacaacaaacaagtCAGGGCAGGAGGAAGAAGTCCTAATGGGAGACAACTTTCAAGATTAGAGTTTTTTGAAGATTTTCCAGAAAGAAACTAAAACTACCCATTGGAGCAAAAACCTTGGCAAGAATGTTTTGGTCAAATTATAGTTAATCATTCTGGAAACTTAAAAGACATTAAGAGTGTTTGAGGTACTGAATCTTGTGAGGttgattatacacacacacacacacacacacacacacacacacacacacacacacacttaaaattTTACTGAAACTTCTGGTATACCTACTGTGTCCCATAGGATAAACTCAGGTTAGCAGTTTTGGGGACTTGCATTTTCTGCATTATGGATACACCTGTTCTTGAAATTCCTGAATAATATGCTTCTTATCTGGGTGTTTGTACAGGTACTAGAAGGATTTATAAAATCTCTACTCTATGCAAGGCATACACAAGGCACTGCAGATATCCCAAAACAAAATTGTCACTGACCTTAAGGATTAAACATTTTATCACCATATAAAACAAATACATGTGTAGGAaaataagttgattttttttttttagaggaagGGATGGGGACAGTAGTAGCAGGAAATATCAGCAAAGGCCTCATGTAAGAGATGAATTGTGGCAAAGGCTAAAGTGCCTGGACTGAAGCCTGGAAAACATCTTCCTGAatcctgacctcagatactttgtGTGACCTAGGCAAA
This genomic window contains:
- the SETBP1 gene encoding SET-binding protein, whose amino-acid sequence is MESREILSSSRQRGGENEFLSVTSAKPPGTPSCPGESLLPAPGSGKGIPAGGERMEPEEEDELGSGRDVDSNSNADSEKWVAGDGLEEQEFSIKEANFTEGSLKLKIQTTKRAKKPPKNLENYICPPEIKITIKQSGDQKLSRAGKNSKATKDEERSHSKKKLLTANDLTASDLKGFQPPVKDKLSMVEPEGIARAPCIGSRIGCPQRKCPSCKKNSVYERPQKHSALHYDPSLQQDFTGDTLKPKHQQKSSTQSHIDWSASSDNGPATQSSFIGTESSRETPGTTKIPTLEPLASFAKSQVKKGSVSSTWSQLSSSSKDLLLGNVVPAPSNISSPVQTTSSAECNGLPPLVDQDGGGSMDPPDPPSGNSKKKSSKKDLVNQTIPNSDLDWVKNAQKAFETKTHDNLEGKKEGYSTDNIQEVSPARQNVSSIGNPENDMSHVRITIPIKTPTLDPPSHKRKKRQSMKTIVEKIIPEKALASGIPMSSEVASRILSHPEGSKKDPRTTKLAKIMENEPSSVVLEGIGSAEKVLSSNAARLRKTPLVMSPPSCTDPPLSSKLPEIQHPKFAAKRRWTCSKPKPTSMLRESAMTTSEKLMVEPPSAYPITPSSPLYTNTDSLTVITPVKKKRGRPKKQPLLTVETIHEGTSTSPVSPISREFPGTKKRKRRRNLAKLAQLVPGEEKSMSEMKFHKKVGKLGVLDKKTIKTINKMKTLKRKNILNQILSCSSNIALKAKVPPQTTPAGAAIDSRLGKQINVSKRGTIYIGKKRGRKPRAELQPPSEEPKTAIKHPRPVSSQPDIPAVPSNFQSLVASSPAAMHPLSTQLVGSNGNLSPASTEINFSELKTMPNLQPIGALPTKTQKGLHSGTWKLSPPRLMANSPSHLCEIGSLKEITLSPVSESHSEETIPSDSGIGTDNNSTSDQAEKSSESRRRYSFDFCSLDNPEAIPSDTSTKNRHGHRQKHLIVDNFLTHESIKKPKHKRKRKSLQNRDNLQFLADLEELINKFQMFRISHRSYTFYHENPYPSIFRINFDHYYPVPYIQYDPLLYLRRTSDMKSKKKRGRPAKTNDTMTKVPFLQGFSYPIPSGSYYAPYGMPYTSMPMMNLGYYGQYPAPLYLSHTLGTASPFMRPSVPPPQFHASSHVKMSSTARHKTKHGVHLQSAVGMGLGDLQPSLNPPKVGSAGLSSGRLHKRKHKHKHKHKEDRILGTHDDLSGLFAGKSTGFSSHVLSERLSSADKDLPMVSEKSRHKEKQKHQHSEVSHKASKSNFEVDTLSTLSLSDAQQWTQVKEKGDTSGEPADSCSKKFSSSSSGESSSTRPETLDVFGNMNTLNDKWDSEVSGSKRRSFEGFGTYREKDIQAFRMNRKERSTYDSSVSPGITSPHLKADQTSVNNKNEGPTSTMLTRRKPTSVESIAIAPTPVLSLLASTAAASEAASSSLKKRFKRREIEAIQCEVRKMCNYTKILSTKKNLDHVNKILKAKRLQRQSKTGNNFVKKRRGRPRKQPLSFDEDSRDQMPVLEKCIDLPSKRGQKPTLNPLVLEPVTSQDTIMATIEAVIHMARETPPLPPPPPPPPPPPPPPPPPPPPPPPPPPPLPLPRTPRGGKRKHKQQQQQQQQLQHEEEVKAKRHRKSRGNENEVLP